DNA sequence from the Parambassis ranga chromosome 1, fParRan2.1, whole genome shotgun sequence genome:
GCAGATGTTAGGAAAAATAACTGGGTTGATGTAGTGCAGTATTAAACACTGTAGATGGCTAATCCTCTGACAGAGCTAGTTTATTTAATCAATAATAAGTTTATATTGTATGTGTTCGgtgataataaaataatcttAGGGCTTTATTTGGAAAGCTTTTACTAACTATACTGTACTATACTGTACTATACtgtactatactatactatactatactatactatactatatatatgAAGCGAACACTGGCAGTCAGTGGATAAAAGGTttgatctgattctgattctttctCCTGTGCATAGAAACAGAAAGTGTCTCAGGTTGAGTTTGTAAAGGCAGTGCTGACAGCCATGGCAGTGCTGATATTTGTTGCAGTGACAGATGAGAACAGGGAGGGAAAGAAACCACGCTGTATAAACATGAGTTCGGAAAACAGCCACCCAATTGTTTTGCTTATACTCTTGGATGTGAACGTTGTTTCCCCCCATCAGATTACATACCATTCCATTTACAGCAATGGCAGCCCTGATGAAAATGCCAAAGCAAAGCTGCGCTTCCTATTGGGGATAGGAATCATGCAGGGAATTACAATTATGTTACAAAAGGTTACTGGATGCTCAGATGTCCTGATCTGAATATGAAGTTTTTGAGGATGACATacaataattaaaaatgtgctgaAATAAAACTTGGGCTCAATTGTTTGTCCTTGATGTAGGTGTCATTGGTGAAACCACAGTAAAGATGGAACCAGAAACTGAAGACAACAATGAGAACTTGCCCCCTTGGTCTGGTTCAGAGGGTTCCCAGGAACTTTGTGTCTCTGAGTCTTTGGCAGAGTCCTACAATGACGAAGACGTCAGCGAAACAGAGTCCCCATTAGATAGACACAGAGGCCAAGACTACCCAGAACAGCCTCAGGTACAGGACTGGGAATCTGCAGTTGAGCGTCTTAGTGGAAGTGAAGAGGATGTGTCATACCATGGAGAGGATGACATCTACCTTAGTGAAACAGGACAGTCTCCTCCTCCCATCCACACCTCACAGACATCACTGTCCTCACGCCCAGAGCACCCTGACTCTGAGCCCCAGCATGGCCAGATATCATGGCCGCGTTCccattcttcttcctcctctcttggCTGTACTGCTGATATGACCCTGGCCTTGACCCTGACTGCAGAACAACCCCAGGGAGCCAGTAATAGGCAGGGCCCAGGGACTGGGAACAGAAGGGTTGAATCttcagaggaaggagggagtAGTGAAGCACCTCCTGCTTCTGTCTTCTTTGGAATTTCAGATGAGGGTGCTGAGCAGGCAGAGAAGTGGAACTCAGAGTCTGACACAGATCCGTGCAGACCGGACAGGCACAGGGCAAGGCACACACGTAAGTATCTACCTTCTACACTTCTTTTATATTTCAGTAAAGCTAGAAGTGCAATTTGCACAGCACacagtaaatgttttttaattgaATGGCCACATATGATTTATGTGCAGATATGATTTTATGGTTGCTATAAATGCAGCAAATTAACTTCATGTCACTTTAAACACAATTTGTAATCTGTATGTGTTCTGTTTTatatgaacaaaaacatttttgtcagTGGGTGATAAGTTGTACAAAACACCATGGGTGCTGCTATTTTGATGCTGCAACATGGGCTCTATTTGAGGCAGACTTACAGGGAGTATTCCCATGGCTTTAAGAGTCAGAGCAGGATAAGAATAAAATATGACCATATGATGAGGCTGGCAGAAACAAACTTGACAGACACCAGCATGTGTCACCCTGGCCTGTCACCCGATCCCTTTTCCAATCGTAAGACTGCAATGGAAAAGTGAGCTCCTCACTTTCCTTGCCTTATGGACCACCTCTAGGTAAGCTGTAAGTAAATATGATGCTTTTATTAGTGCACTTGCTTCAGCAGGGGGAACAGAAtttcaaataataaatatgatGCAATCAGCCCGATTTATTTTATTGCAGAATCACCAggtggattaaaaaaagaagtaaaaaataaattagttTACTTGAGTTTGTCTaaattgttgtgttttcatctttcttACCCCTCCCATATCTCCcctgctctttctctcttcctttgTTTGTTCCAGGGCTCAGTCGCAAtgagagccaatcagaaaggCATGTGAAGGAGACCAAGTCTAAATGTAAGCGAATTGCTCGGCTTCTCACTGACGCACCCAACCCTCAAAATAAAGGAGCCCTGCTGTTTAAGAAACGCCGCCAGAGGGTCAAGAAATACACACTTGTGAGTTACGGAACTGGTGACAACAAGGTCGACAGCGAAGACCAAatagaggaggagagtgaggaagttAGATCAGCTGCGTACAACTTTGTAGCTACAAGTGATTCCGAGTTAGATGAGCAGTATTCTCTGTATCACCAGCAGCATAATTTGAGTGTGAATTGGGGAAGTGTTCGAGAAATGGAGGCACTACCAGAGACAAAAGGGAAGGGAGTTTTGATGTTTGCCCAGCGACGCAAACGGATGGATGAAATTGTGTCAGAGCAGGAAGAACTGAGGAGTAAAGGACTACCTGCGGAGCCAATGACAGAAACAGAATGTACAGAAGCACAGAATATTTATGACACAAAGGAAATGTATGTGTATGCTGACCAGGCCAGTTACATGGATGTAAATCTGAAGCAGCATTTCGAATTCCAAGATCATCAACAGATGAACCACCTTTCCAACGTGCCAAAACCCCTGGTGCCGAACAGAACTGCAAAGCCTTTCCTTGGATTCCAAGATAGCACGGCTGCTCCTGTTATGCCTACCACCACTGCTCCAGCTGTGAAGAAGAATGAATCGAGATTCAAAATACCCGTGCCGGTGCCTGTTAACACTAACCCCCAGGTTTGGTCTCCCACTGGGGACATCATAGCCTCAAGAGATGAACGAATATCTGTGCCTGCCATCAAGACCGGTATCCTACCAGAGTCAAAACGCAAGCCAACTAACAAACAGCAACCAATGCAGGCACAGGAATCAGATCACCacgttcaaaataaaggggacAGGAGGTCTTACATtgagtcagaggaggactgcTTCAGTCTGGGTGCGGAAGCTTGTAATTTCATGCAACCCAGAACAGTCAAACTCAAGAATCCTCCTCCGGTCCCCCCAAAACCTGCCATTAACccgacctgtccaccttggatGACAAGAAGTCCCTCCAGTGAACCATATATTCCTCCAAGAAGCACAGTTGCACAGCCTTCTCACAGTCCTGTGGGGCCGCATAATCAGCATTACTTACAGCACCAAGATGGGGCTCCGTCTCAACAGATGGCCAACCGCTGGGCACCAGATCAAACTCAGGCAACACTTCAAACACCTGCCAATGCCTGGGCTCCGGCTTCTCAGCTTCATCTTCAGCCAACCACAAATAGCTGGAGTCAACACCAATCCCCTGTGAGTATGCAGGCCCGTAGTCCTACTTACAGCCCACATTACCCACCTTCACCCTCAAGGAATAAATCAGACAGTGCTCCAAACTCAGTTGCCTCTTGTCCACCACAAGCAGGGAAGGGATCTGCATCCAAAGCAACACAGGTTTCTCCAGGGGGTCGAGCCTCAGGTATGAATCGGACTGGTAGTAGTCCAAATATGGCTGGAAAAGGTGCCGAATTGTTTGCCAAAAGACAGTCTCGGATGGAGAAGTTTGTTGTCGATGCTGAAAAAGTGCAAGCTAATAAAACAAGAACCCCCTCCCCAACC
Encoded proteins:
- the synpo2b gene encoding synaptopodin-2; the protein is MEPETEDNNENLPPWSGSEGSQELCVSESLAESYNDEDVSETESPLDRHRGQDYPEQPQVQDWESAVERLSGSEEDVSYHGEDDIYLSETGQSPPPIHTSQTSLSSRPEHPDSEPQHGQISWPRSHSSSSSLGCTADMTLALTLTAEQPQGASNRQGPGTGNRRVESSEEGGSSEAPPASVFFGISDEGAEQAEKWNSESDTDPCRPDRHRARHTRLSRNESQSERHVKETKSKCKRIARLLTDAPNPQNKGALLFKKRRQRVKKYTLVSYGTGDNKVDSEDQIEEESEEVRSAAYNFVATSDSELDEQYSLYHQQHNLSVNWGSVREMEALPETKGKGVLMFAQRRKRMDEIVSEQEELRSKGLPAEPMTETECTEAQNIYDTKEMYVYADQASYMDVNLKQHFEFQDHQQMNHLSNVPKPLVPNRTAKPFLGFQDSTAAPVMPTTTAPAVKKNESRFKIPVPVPVNTNPQVWSPTGDIIASRDERISVPAIKTGILPESKRKPTNKQQPMQAQESDHHVQNKGDRRSYIESEEDCFSLGAEACNFMQPRTVKLKNPPPVPPKPAINPTCPPWMTRSPSSEPYIPPRSTVAQPSHSPVGPHNQHYLQHQDGAPSQQMANRWAPDQTQATLQTPANAWAPASQLHLQPTTNSWSQHQSPVSMQARSPTYSPHYPPSPSRNKSDSAPNSVASCPPQAGKGSASKATQVSPGGRASGMNRTGSSPNMAGKGAELFAKRQSRMEKFVVDAEKVQANKTRTPSPTSSLPNSWRYSSNIRAPPPVSYNPLLAPFYPPAAAKQPPSTSPKIKTKTKEKPKPAPKHLNPLDIMKHQPYQLDSSLFKYDANPEAKSPSPKPTPASKFEVTKNLKNRGASARSPYNTSELAVHSKADTPSKSKSPVSMVSSQNSSAQTSKMAEAPAPDKQHLDVKHTVAPATHHTTNKQAPPSRPASTSSQRSSIVDSIASAFSPASLIARGVRQMAPRPKFSAKKPVVMAKQWKPVAMLH